Proteins encoded within one genomic window of Rhinolophus sinicus isolate RSC01 linkage group LG14, ASM3656204v1, whole genome shotgun sequence:
- the NSMAF gene encoding protein FAN isoform X2 yields the protein MITAILQSRLARTSFDKNRFQSVSEKLHMECKAEMVTPLVTNPGHVCITDTNLYFQPLNGYPKPVVRITLQDVRRIYKRRHGLMPLGLEVFCTEDDLCSDIYLKFYDPQDRDDLYFYIATYLEHHVAERTAESYTLQWQRGHLSNYQYLLHLNNLADRSCNDLSQYPVFPWIISDYCSSELDLSNPGTFRDLSKPVGALNKERLERLLTRYQEMPEPKFMYGSHYSSPGYVLFYLVRIAPEYMLCLQNGRFDNADRMFNSIAETWKNCLDGATDFKELIPEFYGDDVNFLVNNLKLDLGKRQGGQMVDDVELPSWAQSPEDFLQKSKDALESNYVSEHLHEWIDLIFGYKQKGSEAVGAHNVFHPLTYEGGVDLNSIEDPDEKVAMLTQILEFGQTPKQLFVTPHPRRITPKSKSLSQISSHCASIADSPVSPAEESFEDLTEESKTLAWNNIAKLQLHEQHKIHKETITGIAVSCNGSSVFTTSQDSTLKMFSKQSKMLQRSISFSNMALSSCLLLPGDATVISSSWDNNVYFYSIAFGRRQDTLMGHDDAVSKICWHDNRLYSASWDSTVKVWSAVPAEMTGTKRHQFDMLAELEHDVSVDTISLNAASTLLVSGTKEGTVNIWDLTTATLLQQVPCHSGTVCDTAFSPDSRHVLSTGEDGCVNVIDVQTGMLISSMTSDEPQRCFLWDGNTVLSGSQSGELLVWDLLGGKVTERIPGHTGAVTCIWMNEQCSSIITGGEDRQIMFWKLQY from the exons ATG ATAACAGCAATTTTGCAGTCACGTTTGGCTAGAACATCATTTGACAAAAACAG ATTTCAAAGTGTTTCTGAAAAACTGCACATGGAATGCAAAGCAGAAATGGTGACACCTCTGGTGACAAATCCTGGACACGTGTGCATCACTGACACCAACCTGTATTTTCAACCTCTCAATGGGTACCCG aaacCTGTGGTCCGCATAACACTCCAAGATGTCCGCCGCATTTACAAAAGGAGGCACGGCCTCATGCCTTTG GGCTTGGAAGTGTTTTGCACAGAAGATGATCTGTGTTCTGACATCTACCTGAAGTTCTATGACCCTCAAGACAGAGATGACCTCTATTTTTATATAGCCACATATCTAG AGCACCACGTCGCAGAGCGCACAGCAGAGAGCTACACGCTGCAGTGGCAGCGGGGGCACCTGTCCAACTACCAGTACCTCCTGCACCTCAACAACCTGGCCGACCGCAGCTGCAATGACCTGTCCCAGTACCCCGTATTTCCATGGATAATCAGTGATTATTGCAGTTCGGAACTGG ATTTGTCAAATCCAGGAACCTTCCGGGATCTTAGTAAACCAGTAGGGGCCCTAAATAAAGAACGGCTGGAGAGATTATTG ACGCGCTACCAGGAGATGCCAGAGCCAAAGTTCATGTATGGCAGTCACTACTCTTCCCCAGGTTATGTGCTGTTTTATCTTGTCAGGATTG CACCAGAGTATATGCTGTGCCTGCAGAATGGAAGATTTGATAATGCAGATAGAATGTTCAACAG tattgCAGAAACTTGGAAAAACTGTTTGGATGGTGCAACAGATTTTAAAGAG TTGATTCCAGAATTCTATGGTGATGATGTCAACTTTTTAGTCAATAATCTGAAGCTGGATTTGGGGAAGAGACAAGGAGGGCAGATGGTTGATGATGTAGAGCTTCCCTCTTGGGCACAAA GTCCAGAGGACTTTCTGCAGAAGAGCAAAGATGCACTGGAAAGTAATTACGTGTCAGAGCACCTTCACGAGTGGATTGATCTAATATTTGGCTACAAGCAAAAAGGAAGTGAGGCCGTTGGGGCTCATAATG TATTTCACCCCCTGACCTATGAAGGCGGCGTAGACTTGAACAG CATCGAGGATCCTGATGAGAAAGTAGCCATGCTAACCCAAATCCTGGAATTTGGGCAGACCCCAAAACAGCTCTTTGTGACACCACATCCTCGAAGGATCACCCCCAAGTCTAAAAGTTTGTCCCAAATCTCCAGTCATTGTGCTTCCATCGCAGATTCTCCAG TCTCTCCAGCTGAAGAGTCTTTTGAAGACCTGactgaagaaagcaaaacactGGCCTGGAATAACATCGCCAAACTGCAGTTACACGAGCAACATAAAATTCACAAAGA GACGATTACTGGAATAGCGGTGTCTTGCAATGGGTCGTCAGTCTTTACAACCTCACAAG ATTCCACCTTGAAGATGTTTTCTAAGCAATCCAAAATGTTGCAAAGAAGTATATCATTTTCGAATATG GCTTTATCATCGTGTTTACTTTTACCAGGAGATGCCACTGTCATAAGTTCTTCATGGGATAATAACGT ctatttttattccATAGCATTTGGAAGACGCCAGGACACATTAATGGGACATGATGATGCTGTTAGTAAGATCTGTTGGCATGACAACAGGCTATATTCTGCATCATGGGACTCTACAGTGAAg GTGTGGTCTGCTGTTCCTGCAGAAATGACAGGCACCAAAAGACACCAGTTTGACATGCTGGCCGAGCTGGAACATGATGTCAGT GTGGATACAATCAGTCTAAATGCTGCAAGCACACTCTTGGTTTCAGGCACCAAAGAAGGCACCGTGAATATTTGGGATCTCACTACGGCCACCTTATTGCAGCAGGTTCCATGCCATTCGGGAACTGTATGTGATACTGCTTTTAGCCCAG ACAGTCGCCATGTCCTCAGCACAGGAGAAGATGGCTGTGTGAATGTCATCGATGTGCAGACAGGAATGCTTATCTCCTCTATGACTTCAGATGAGCCCCAGAG GTGCTTTCTCTGGGATGGAAACACTGTTTTATCTGGAAGCCAGTCTGGTGAACTGCTTGTTTGGGACCTCCTCGGAGGAAAAGTCACGGAGAGAATACCGGGCCATACAG GTGCTGTGACATGTATATGGATGAATGAACAGTGTAGCAGTATCATCACAGGAGGGGAAGACAGACAAATTATGTTCTGGAAATTACAGTATTAA
- the NSMAF gene encoding protein FAN isoform X3, protein MPEPKFMYGSHYSSPGYVLFYLVRIAPEYMLCLQNGRFDNADRMFNSIAETWKNCLDGATDFKELIPEFYGDDVNFLVNNLKLDLGKRQGGQMVDDVELPSWAQSPEDFLQKSKDALESNYVSEHLHEWIDLIFGYKQKGSEAVGAHNVFHPLTYEGGVDLNSIEDPDEKVAMLTQILEFGQTPKQLFVTPHPRRITPKSKSLSQISSHCASIADSPVSPAEESFEDLTEESKTLAWNNIAKLQLHEQHKIHKETITGIAVSCNGSSVFTTSQDSTLKMFSKQSKMLQRSISFSNMALSSCLLLPGDATVISSSWDNNVYFYSIAFGRRQDTLMGHDDAVSKICWHDNRLYSASWDSTVKVWSAVPAEMTGTKRHQFDMLAELEHDVSVDTISLNAASTLLVSGTKEGTVNIWDLTTATLLQQVPCHSGTVCDTAFSPDSRHVLSTGEDGCVNVIDVQTGMLISSMTSDEPQRCFLWDGNTVLSGSQSGELLVWDLLGGKVTERIPGHTGAVTCIWMNEQCSSIITGGEDRQIMFWKLQY, encoded by the exons ATGCCAGAGCCAAAGTTCATGTATGGCAGTCACTACTCTTCCCCAGGTTATGTGCTGTTTTATCTTGTCAGGATTG CACCAGAGTATATGCTGTGCCTGCAGAATGGAAGATTTGATAATGCAGATAGAATGTTCAACAG tattgCAGAAACTTGGAAAAACTGTTTGGATGGTGCAACAGATTTTAAAGAG TTGATTCCAGAATTCTATGGTGATGATGTCAACTTTTTAGTCAATAATCTGAAGCTGGATTTGGGGAAGAGACAAGGAGGGCAGATGGTTGATGATGTAGAGCTTCCCTCTTGGGCACAAA GTCCAGAGGACTTTCTGCAGAAGAGCAAAGATGCACTGGAAAGTAATTACGTGTCAGAGCACCTTCACGAGTGGATTGATCTAATATTTGGCTACAAGCAAAAAGGAAGTGAGGCCGTTGGGGCTCATAATG TATTTCACCCCCTGACCTATGAAGGCGGCGTAGACTTGAACAG CATCGAGGATCCTGATGAGAAAGTAGCCATGCTAACCCAAATCCTGGAATTTGGGCAGACCCCAAAACAGCTCTTTGTGACACCACATCCTCGAAGGATCACCCCCAAGTCTAAAAGTTTGTCCCAAATCTCCAGTCATTGTGCTTCCATCGCAGATTCTCCAG TCTCTCCAGCTGAAGAGTCTTTTGAAGACCTGactgaagaaagcaaaacactGGCCTGGAATAACATCGCCAAACTGCAGTTACACGAGCAACATAAAATTCACAAAGA GACGATTACTGGAATAGCGGTGTCTTGCAATGGGTCGTCAGTCTTTACAACCTCACAAG ATTCCACCTTGAAGATGTTTTCTAAGCAATCCAAAATGTTGCAAAGAAGTATATCATTTTCGAATATG GCTTTATCATCGTGTTTACTTTTACCAGGAGATGCCACTGTCATAAGTTCTTCATGGGATAATAACGT ctatttttattccATAGCATTTGGAAGACGCCAGGACACATTAATGGGACATGATGATGCTGTTAGTAAGATCTGTTGGCATGACAACAGGCTATATTCTGCATCATGGGACTCTACAGTGAAg GTGTGGTCTGCTGTTCCTGCAGAAATGACAGGCACCAAAAGACACCAGTTTGACATGCTGGCCGAGCTGGAACATGATGTCAGT GTGGATACAATCAGTCTAAATGCTGCAAGCACACTCTTGGTTTCAGGCACCAAAGAAGGCACCGTGAATATTTGGGATCTCACTACGGCCACCTTATTGCAGCAGGTTCCATGCCATTCGGGAACTGTATGTGATACTGCTTTTAGCCCAG ACAGTCGCCATGTCCTCAGCACAGGAGAAGATGGCTGTGTGAATGTCATCGATGTGCAGACAGGAATGCTTATCTCCTCTATGACTTCAGATGAGCCCCAGAG GTGCTTTCTCTGGGATGGAAACACTGTTTTATCTGGAAGCCAGTCTGGTGAACTGCTTGTTTGGGACCTCCTCGGAGGAAAAGTCACGGAGAGAATACCGGGCCATACAG GTGCTGTGACATGTATATGGATGAATGAACAGTGTAGCAGTATCATCACAGGAGGGGAAGACAGACAAATTATGTTCTGGAAATTACAGTATTAA